The sequence ATGGGCGCACGGTCGTGTTCGAAACGCTGGGCAAGCTTTATACCAAACCTGCCGGCGGCGGCTCTGCCAAGCCTCTGACTTCGGGCGGCGGCGATACGCTGGAGCTGTGGCCCAGCTTCAGCCGCGATGGACGCAATATCGCCTTTGTCCGCTGGAGCGACGATGGACTGGGACAAATCGTGGTGACCGGCGCCAATGGCCGTAGCGAGCGCGTGGTCACCGCTCAGCCGGGCCATTACGCCGAACCGCGTTTCTCTCCCGATGGCCGCACCATCGTTTTCGAGAAACGCAGCGGCGGCTATCTGACCGCACCGGAATATAGCGAAAACCCCGGCGTTTACCGCGTGGCGGCGAGCGGCGGCACACCGGAACTGGTCGCGCGCGGGCTTGGCTCTCCGCAATTCGGCGCTGCCAATGACCGGCTGTTCATGATCGGCAGCGAGGATGGTGCGCTGCAACTGATCTCCACCGATCTTGCCGGCGAGGCACGCCGGGTCCATGCGCAGGGCGAGTTGGCAAATGATTTCCGCGTCTCGCCCAGCGGCGAATTCCTCGCCTTCCGCCAGAATTACGAGGTCTTCGCAATGCCGCTCATGCCCGGCGGACAAGCGGTCACCGTGAGCGAGAAGGGCGGGCCGCTGCCCGTTACCCGCGTTTCGCAGGGCGGAGCCGATTATATCGGCTGGTCGCGAGGCGGCGATGCGCTGCACTGGTCGATGGGGCCGACGCTCTATTCCGCACCGCTGAACGCGCTGTTCCCCGATGCCCCGCGTGAGGAGGACGATCCCGAGTTCACCCCGCCCAGCACCGGCATCTCGCTGGCGATGACGCAGCGCGCGGATAGACCCAGCGGCAAGATTGCGATAACCGGCGCGCGAATCCTGACGATGGCGGGCGAAGGAGCCGGGATAATCGAGAACGGCACCATCCTGATCGATGGTGACCGGATCACTGCAGTCGGTGCAGCCGACGATGTGATCGTGACTGGTGATCGCCGGCAGATCGACGCGGCCGGGCGCACCATCATGCCCGGCCTGGTCGATGCCCACGCCCACGGCCCGCAAGGGGTTGGCGATTTGATCCCGCAGCAGAACTGGGTGCAGGTCCAGCAGCTCGCCATGGGGACGACCACGGCGCATGATCCCTCCAGCCGGGCGAGCATGATCTTTGCCTCGGCGGAGCGGCAGCGGGCGGGACAATCGCTCGCCCCGCGCACCTTCTCGACCGGCGAGATAATTTACGGCGCGAAATCGCCGTCGGTCTATGCGCGGATCGACACTTATGAAGACGCGCTGGCCCATGTTCGCCGGATCAAGTCGCAGGGCGGTGTTTCGGTCAAGAACTACAACCAGCCCCGGCGCGAGCAGCGTCAGATGGTCGCGCGCGCTGCGGCGGCGGAAAACATGCTGGTGGTGGCCGAGGGCGGTTCGCTGTTCGGGATGGATATGAATTTGGTGGCGGATGGCAATTCCACCATCGAGCACAATGTCCCGGTCAATGTGATGTATGAAGACGTGCTGCAATTCTTCGGCCAGTCGCAGTCCAATTACACTCCAACGCTGGCGGTCACCTATGGCGGGCTGGCGGGCGATCCCTATTGGCGACAGGCGACCGACGTGTTCGACAACCCGCTGCTGGTCCACACCCCGCCGCAGCAATTGCTGGCTGCAACCGCGCGCCGGACCAAGGCGCCGGAATGGGCCTTCGTCGATGACGATGCCGCGCGGGAGGCGGCCAAGCTGGCCGAGCGAGGCGTGAAAGTGTCCATCGGTGCGCATGGCCAGCAGCCCGGCATCGCCGCACATTGGGAACTGTGGAGCTTCGTGCGCGGCGGCATGACCCCGGTTCAGGCACTGCGCGCGGGCACGATAGAGGCGGCCGGATCGCTCGGGATGCAGCGCGATATCGGCAGCCTGGAAGTCGGCAAGCTGGCCGATCTGATCGTGCTCACCGCGGATCCGACCGCCGATATTCGCAATTCCGACGATATCGCGCAGGTGATGCTCGGCGGCAGGCTCTACGATGCCGCGACAATGAACGAGGTGGAAACCGGCGACGCGAAGCGCGCACCATATTGGT comes from Alteripontixanthobacter sp. and encodes:
- a CDS encoding amidohydrolase family protein, whose protein sequence is MKFTVAPILASLFIANAAFAQPQAQPPVEETEAPEDEVLAPQPDREELPVTNSGQDADIAAEADTEEDSDKWDVNAPTGATIRQVPIRTDEGTWMDLDLSPDGRTIAFSLLGDIYTMPATGGTPTRIAEGLAWEVQPRFSPDGRRIAFTSDRGGGDNIWLMNRDGSDMRQLTKEDFRLLNQPSWSPDGRYIVAKKHFTTGRSLGTGEVWLYHVSGGGGVKLVERPNENHQKELGEPIYAADGEAVYFTRNTTPGPIFEYAQDSTQGIFAIERYELATGETTTAVSGYGGAVRPTPSPDGQSIAFVRRDKDQSQLWVKDIASGRERMIYGDLDLDVQETWAVTGVYPNMDWTPNSDAILFWAGGKLRRVNADGTGAAEIPFAIDDTRGVADAPHPAIEVAPDSFTTSIPRFATVSPDGRTVVFETLGKLYTKPAGGGSAKPLTSGGGDTLELWPSFSRDGRNIAFVRWSDDGLGQIVVTGANGRSERVVTAQPGHYAEPRFSPDGRTIVFEKRSGGYLTAPEYSENPGVYRVAASGGTPELVARGLGSPQFGAANDRLFMIGSEDGALQLISTDLAGEARRVHAQGELANDFRVSPSGEFLAFRQNYEVFAMPLMPGGQAVTVSEKGGPLPVTRVSQGGADYIGWSRGGDALHWSMGPTLYSAPLNALFPDAPREEDDPEFTPPSTGISLAMTQRADRPSGKIAITGARILTMAGEGAGIIENGTILIDGDRITAVGAADDVIVTGDRRQIDAAGRTIMPGLVDAHAHGPQGVGDLIPQQNWVQVQQLAMGTTTAHDPSSRASMIFASAERQRAGQSLAPRTFSTGEIIYGAKSPSVYARIDTYEDALAHVRRIKSQGGVSVKNYNQPRREQRQMVARAAAAENMLVVAEGGSLFGMDMNLVADGNSTIEHNVPVNVMYEDVLQFFGQSQSNYTPTLAVTYGGLAGDPYWRQATDVFDNPLLVHTPPQQLLAATARRTKAPEWAFVDDDAAREAAKLAERGVKVSIGAHGQQPGIAAHWELWSFVRGGMTPVQALRAGTIEAAGSLGMQRDIGSLEVGKLADLIVLTADPTADIRNSDDIAQVMLGGRLYDAATMNEVETGDAKRAPYWWE